The following are encoded together in the Bacillus cereus group sp. RP43 genome:
- a CDS encoding GNAT family N-acetyltransferase, whose product MLKKRDLHDSHVLYELMVDPAVFPFVRQKAYSYEEYLFLTKQTIEAEERGELISRTILDEWGNPIGTITLFDVQEKAGFLGTWLGKPYHGKGYNKLAKDSFFSELFYELDIETIFMRIRKINIRSIKAAEKLQYVNLANETRKAVYDEINAHEEVYNLYEIPKDQYTLATMRDTTFQEANQLKEA is encoded by the coding sequence GTGTTGAAAAAACGCGACTTACACGACAGCCACGTTCTATACGAGTTAATGGTGGATCCAGCTGTCTTCCCTTTTGTGCGTCAAAAGGCTTATTCTTATGAAGAATATTTATTTTTAACGAAGCAAACAATTGAAGCCGAAGAGCGTGGAGAATTAATCTCACGCACAATTTTGGATGAATGGGGTAACCCTATCGGTACAATTACTTTATTTGATGTGCAAGAAAAAGCCGGATTCCTCGGAACCTGGCTTGGCAAACCCTATCATGGTAAAGGATATAATAAATTAGCGAAAGATTCATTTTTTAGCGAACTTTTCTACGAATTAGATATTGAAACGATCTTTATGCGTATTCGTAAAATAAATATCAGGTCTATTAAAGCTGCCGAAAAACTACAATATGTAAATCTAGCAAATGAAACAAGAAAAGCCGTTTATGATGAAATTAACGCGCATGAAGAAGTATATAATTTATATGAAATTCCAAAAGATCAATATACACTTGCAACAATGCGAGATACAACATTCCAAGAAGCAAACCAATTAAAAGAAGCATAA
- a CDS encoding YfhE family protein: MDKKKRDKAKNTLSSTQEVLYQREFRKADRAAGYRSKSI, from the coding sequence ATGGATAAAAAGAAACGTGATAAAGCAAAAAACACATTATCTAGTACACAAGAAGTTCTCTATCAACGAGAATTTCGAAAAGCAGATCGTGCAGCGGGCTATCGCTCAAAAAGCATTTAA